A DNA window from Calliphora vicina chromosome 1, idCalVici1.1, whole genome shotgun sequence contains the following coding sequences:
- the LOC135951733 gene encoding lithostathine-like, with translation MSLVEMKTSAKSLELNTLIKSVNENNNITGKYFWIGGIRNELPTENFHWHTTGEKFTYTDWLGDYPNYGSSPQACVEMVLAFDWKWRNYDCSSRNGFVCEFNKEKIVKKEDLKVENLKLQKELIKQQKEHQEQLQKLKEQYLDLQNSSRYINIYFNNIYSN, from the coding sequence ATGTCTCTAGTGGAAATGAAGACGAGTGCAAAGTCTCTGGAACTGAACACATTGATTAAAAgtgttaatgaaaataataatattactggtaaatatttttggataggTGGCATTCGGAACGAATTACCAACTGAAAACTTCCACTGGCATACAACGGGTGAAAAATTTACATACACTGATTGGCTTGGCGATTATCCAAATTACGGTAGCAGTCCACAAGCTTGTGTTGAAATGGTGTTAGCTTTTGATTGGAAATGGCGTAACTATGACTGTTCCTCAAGAAATGGTTtcgtatgtgaattcaacaaagaaaaaatagttaaaaaggaaGATTTAAAAGTTGAGAACCTTAAGTTACAAAAAGAACTAATAAAGCAACAAAAGGAACATCAGGAGCAGTTACAGAAACTTAAAGAACAATATTTAGATCTACAAAATAGTTCTCGTTatatcaatatatattttaataacatttattcCAACTAA